A single genomic interval of Burkholderia cepacia ATCC 25416 harbors:
- a CDS encoding error-prone DNA polymerase, giving the protein MVAEFSWLPDYAELFCRSNFSFLHGASHAEELVERAAELGYRGIAITDECSLAGAPRMHVAAKAKGLPLVIGSYFEVTPDEVAPGHDPGPGAFGLVLLAQSREGYGNLSELISWRRMEAPKGTYTLTSHMLSRPPEAFAHLRGMPDCFAILVPTYPVRADVLDAQVAWFRATFGERARLGLVQLQRALDGAQREEIRAAGERRGVRIVALGDVTMHRRSCKELQDVMTAIRVGMPVAECGYALAPNAEQHLRARGRIGKLFSPEEIAETCAMLDACHFELDSLRYEYPDEIVPKGLTPTSYLKQETEAGAAERYPQGMPEKVAKQIRYELDLIAKLSYEPFFLTVYDIVKFARSRNILCQGRGSAANSVVCYCLGITEVDPDQSTMLFERFISAERGEPPDIDVDFEHQRREEVIQHIYEKYGHDRAALAAAVSTYRPRGVLRETGKALGVDPMLIDRVAKGHRWFDGSRDLLQQFATTGLDPATPMIRAWAELSGRLLNFPRHLSQHSGGFVISRGKLTRLVPVENAAMDGRRVIQWDKDDLESLKLMKVDVLALGMLSALHRAFDMRTAWRGPLEPNGEPFTLKHIPQGDEATYDMICRADTVGVFQIESRAQMSMLPRLRPRNYYDLVIQVSIVRPGPIQGGAVHPYLKRRRIIAGEEEGEVTYPSEALEEVLVRTLGVPIFQEQVMQIAIVAAGFTPGEADELRRAMAAWKRKGNLEKYHDKIVHGMLERGYAREFAEQIFEQIKGFGEYGFPESHAASFAKLAYASSWLKCHEPAIFLAALLNSQPMGFYPPSQLVQDAKRHGVQVLPIDVTQSGWEASLEALPGQPPPHGQPAVRLGLSLVSGLGEAAVRRIEAARAAGPFDNVDTLARRARLERRDLEALAAANALATLAGHRRDALWQAVAAAPERDLLATAPIDEAEKPALGAPSEADDILADYHTTGLTLNRHPVALLRSELRARRLSSAAELHDRPDGRLARACGLVTARQMPGTAKGVMFMTLEDETGCVNLIVRPELLARQRRETLDSRLLAVSGVWQVASDVRHLVAQHFEDLTPLLGGLRTSSREFH; this is encoded by the coding sequence ATGGTTGCGGAATTCAGCTGGCTGCCCGATTACGCGGAGTTGTTCTGCCGTTCGAACTTTTCGTTCCTGCATGGCGCGTCGCATGCGGAAGAACTGGTCGAGCGTGCGGCGGAACTCGGCTATCGCGGGATCGCGATCACCGACGAATGCTCGCTCGCCGGTGCACCGCGCATGCACGTCGCGGCGAAGGCGAAAGGGTTGCCGCTCGTCATCGGTTCGTACTTCGAAGTCACACCGGATGAAGTCGCACCGGGCCACGATCCGGGCCCCGGCGCGTTCGGGCTCGTGCTGCTCGCGCAGAGTCGGGAAGGCTACGGCAACCTGTCCGAGCTGATTTCGTGGCGGCGGATGGAAGCGCCGAAGGGGACTTACACGCTGACGTCGCACATGCTGTCGAGGCCGCCCGAGGCATTCGCACACCTGCGCGGCATGCCGGACTGCTTCGCGATTCTCGTGCCCACGTATCCGGTGCGGGCGGACGTGCTCGATGCACAGGTCGCGTGGTTTCGCGCGACGTTCGGCGAGCGTGCGCGGCTCGGGCTCGTGCAGTTGCAGCGCGCGCTGGACGGTGCGCAGCGCGAGGAGATTCGTGCGGCGGGCGAGCGGCGCGGCGTGCGCATCGTCGCACTCGGCGACGTGACGATGCACCGGCGCTCGTGCAAGGAACTGCAGGACGTGATGACGGCGATTCGTGTCGGGATGCCTGTCGCGGAATGCGGTTATGCGCTCGCGCCGAATGCGGAGCAGCATCTGCGTGCGCGCGGGCGGATCGGGAAGCTGTTTTCGCCGGAGGAGATCGCGGAAACGTGCGCGATGCTCGATGCTTGTCATTTCGAACTCGATTCGCTGCGCTACGAGTATCCCGACGAGATCGTGCCGAAGGGGCTCACGCCTACGAGCTATCTGAAACAGGAAACCGAGGCAGGGGCGGCCGAGCGTTATCCGCAGGGGATGCCGGAGAAAGTGGCGAAGCAGATCCGGTATGAACTCGACCTGATCGCAAAGCTGAGCTATGAACCGTTCTTCCTGACGGTCTACGACATCGTCAAATTCGCGCGCAGCCGGAACATCCTGTGTCAGGGCCGGGGCTCGGCGGCAAACTCGGTCGTCTGCTATTGCCTCGGTATCACCGAGGTCGACCCCGATCAGAGCACGATGCTGTTCGAGCGTTTCATCAGCGCGGAGCGTGGCGAGCCGCCCGATATCGACGTCGACTTCGAGCATCAGCGTCGGGAAGAAGTGATTCAGCACATCTACGAAAAATACGGACACGACCGCGCCGCACTCGCCGCCGCCGTATCGACGTATCGTCCGCGCGGCGTGTTGCGCGAAACCGGCAAGGCGCTCGGTGTCGATCCGATGCTGATCGATCGCGTCGCGAAGGGGCATCGCTGGTTCGATGGCAGCCGTGATCTGCTGCAGCAATTCGCGACGACCGGGCTCGACCCGGCGACGCCGATGATTCGCGCATGGGCCGAATTGTCGGGGCGATTGCTCAACTTTCCGCGCCACCTGTCGCAGCACTCGGGCGGCTTCGTGATCAGTCGAGGCAAGCTCACACGACTCGTGCCCGTCGAGAACGCTGCAATGGACGGGCGGCGCGTGATCCAGTGGGATAAAGACGATCTCGAATCGCTCAAGCTGATGAAGGTCGACGTGCTCGCGCTCGGCATGCTGTCGGCGCTGCATCGCGCGTTCGACATGCGCACCGCATGGCGCGGGCCGCTGGAACCGAACGGCGAGCCATTCACGTTGAAACACATTCCGCAGGGTGACGAAGCAACCTACGACATGATCTGCCGCGCCGATACGGTCGGCGTGTTCCAGATCGAATCGCGCGCGCAGATGTCGATGTTGCCGCGCCTGCGGCCGCGCAACTACTACGATCTCGTGATCCAGGTATCGATCGTTCGGCCGGGGCCGATCCAGGGCGGTGCGGTGCATCCGTACCTGAAGCGGCGCAGGATCATCGCTGGCGAGGAAGAGGGCGAGGTGACGTATCCGAGCGAGGCACTCGAGGAGGTGCTCGTTCGTACGCTTGGCGTGCCGATCTTTCAGGAACAGGTCATGCAGATCGCGATCGTCGCCGCGGGTTTCACACCCGGCGAAGCGGATGAATTGCGTCGCGCGATGGCTGCATGGAAGCGCAAGGGCAATCTCGAGAAGTATCACGACAAGATCGTCCACGGCATGCTCGAACGCGGCTACGCGCGTGAATTTGCCGAACAGATCTTCGAGCAGATCAAGGGCTTCGGCGAATACGGTTTCCCCGAGAGCCACGCGGCGAGCTTCGCGAAGCTGGCCTACGCCAGCAGCTGGCTCAAATGCCACGAACCGGCGATCTTCCTCGCCGCATTGCTGAACAGCCAGCCGATGGGTTTCTATCCGCCGTCGCAACTCGTGCAGGATGCGAAGCGTCACGGCGTGCAGGTCCTGCCGATCGACGTCACGCAAAGCGGCTGGGAGGCATCGCTCGAAGCGCTGCCCGGCCAGCCGCCTCCGCACGGACAGCCGGCCGTCCGGCTCGGGCTGTCGCTCGTGAGCGGTCTGGGAGAAGCCGCTGTCCGCAGGATCGAAGCCGCACGCGCGGCGGGCCCCTTCGACAACGTCGACACCCTCGCGCGCCGCGCGCGGCTCGAGCGCCGCGATCTCGAGGCGCTCGCCGCCGCGAACGCGCTCGCGACCCTCGCCGGCCACCGCCGCGATGCGCTGTGGCAAGCGGTTGCCGCAGCACCCGAGCGCGACCTGCTCGCGACCGCCCCGATCGACGAAGCGGAGAAGCCGGCACTCGGCGCGCCGTCGGAAGCCGACGACATCCTCGCCGACTATCACACCACCGGCCTCACGCTGAACCGCCACCCCGTCGCGCTGCTGCGGTCCGAGCTGCGTGCGCGGCGGCTGTCGTCCGCGGCCGAACTGCACGACCGGCCCGACGGCCGGCTCGCGCGCGCGTGCGGGCTCGTGACCGCGCGGCAGATGCCGGGCACCGCGAAAGGCGTGATGTTCATGACGCTCGAGGACGAAACCGGCTGCGTGAACCTGATCGTCCGGCCCGAGCTGCTCGCGCGGCAGCGCCGCGAAACCCTCGATTCGCGGCTGCTCGCCGTGTCCGGCGTGTGGCAGGTCGCGAGCGACGTGAGGCACCTCGTCGCGCAGCATTTCGAGGATCTGACGCCGCTGCTCGGCGGCCTGCGCACGTCGAGCCGCGAGTTCCATTGA
- a CDS encoding Y-family DNA polymerase, which yields MRVLLGIHLPRLPLDVCAPPPSDGAAQRVDEADEAGCAVLEQGVVLIADAPARRQGVRAGMKRGGVLTLAPHTRLVERDPAREADALRAVALALLRFSPCVALDDEATLIVDVGPSLRLFGGLPSLCRQVRATLAALGYAARLSAAPTGRGAWLLARVSARARIRRRVAGQVSLVRSLDRLPCVLLPDARPYAGWFDGLGCRTLADLRNLPRAGLQRRCGPALLAALDRAYGDAVEPLAWMAVPPVFDVRLELPERVEYAEAVLFAARRLVVQLCGWLAARQLSLAAMTFDLEHERGRQAVPPTPLELAFAAPVRDETHFMRLLGERLARVELPAAVIAVRLKATRVESVAPPADDLFPEPGGTKETRARLFELLVARLGAENVLRAAPVADHRPEAANRWLPLDAQAGKPAGGPPAVPPRPAWLLDEPLPLLMRGERPVFHTPLRMMSSVERIEAGWFDGQLAARDYHVAQDETGACYWVFKERAAREAEPRWFLHGLFG from the coding sequence ATGCGCGTCTTGCTCGGCATCCATCTGCCGCGCCTGCCGCTCGACGTGTGCGCCCCGCCGCCGTCTGACGGCGCGGCGCAACGCGTAGACGAAGCGGACGAAGCAGGCTGCGCGGTGCTCGAGCAGGGTGTCGTGCTGATCGCCGATGCGCCCGCGCGCCGGCAGGGCGTGCGCGCGGGCATGAAGCGCGGCGGCGTGCTCACGCTCGCGCCGCACACGCGGCTCGTCGAACGCGACCCCGCGCGCGAGGCCGATGCGCTGCGCGCGGTCGCGCTCGCGTTGCTGCGCTTTTCGCCGTGCGTCGCGCTCGACGACGAAGCCACGCTGATCGTCGACGTCGGCCCGAGCCTGCGCCTGTTCGGCGGCCTGCCGTCGCTGTGCCGACAGGTGCGCGCGACGCTCGCGGCGCTCGGCTATGCGGCGCGCCTGTCCGCCGCGCCGACCGGGCGGGGCGCGTGGCTGCTCGCGCGCGTGTCGGCCCGTGCACGCATCCGGCGCCGCGTCGCCGGCCAGGTGTCGCTCGTGCGTTCGCTCGACAGGCTGCCGTGCGTGCTGCTGCCCGATGCGCGTCCGTATGCGGGCTGGTTCGACGGCCTCGGCTGCCGCACGCTCGCCGACCTGCGCAACCTGCCGCGCGCGGGGCTGCAGCGCCGCTGCGGTCCCGCGTTGCTGGCCGCGCTCGATCGCGCGTACGGCGATGCGGTCGAGCCGCTCGCATGGATGGCGGTGCCGCCCGTGTTCGACGTGCGGCTCGAATTGCCGGAGCGCGTCGAATACGCGGAAGCCGTGCTGTTCGCCGCGCGGCGGCTCGTCGTGCAGCTGTGCGGCTGGCTGGCCGCACGGCAGCTGTCGCTGGCCGCGATGACGTTCGATCTCGAACACGAGCGCGGCCGCCAGGCCGTGCCGCCGACGCCGCTCGAACTCGCGTTCGCCGCACCCGTGCGCGACGAGACGCACTTCATGCGGCTGCTCGGCGAGCGGCTCGCGCGCGTCGAGTTGCCGGCCGCGGTGATCGCGGTGCGTCTGAAGGCCACGCGCGTCGAATCGGTCGCGCCGCCGGCCGACGATCTTTTCCCCGAGCCGGGCGGCACGAAAGAGACGCGCGCGCGGCTGTTCGAGCTGCTGGTCGCACGGCTCGGCGCGGAGAACGTGCTGCGCGCGGCACCCGTTGCCGATCACCGGCCCGAGGCCGCGAACCGCTGGCTGCCGCTCGATGCGCAGGCCGGCAAGCCGGCCGGCGGGCCGCCGGCCGTGCCGCCGAGGCCCGCATGGTTGCTGGACGAGCCGCTGCCGCTGTTGATGCGGGGGGAGCGGCCGGTGTTTCATACGCCGCTCAGGATGATGTCGTCGGTGGAACGGATCGAGGCCGGGTGGTTCGATGGCCAGCTCGCCGCACGCGATTACCACGTCGCGCAGGACGAAACCGGTGCGTGCTACTGGGTGTTCAAGGAGCGGGCAGCGCGCGAGGCCGAGCCGCGCTGGTTCCTGCACGGCCTGTTCGGGTGA
- the imuA gene encoding translesion DNA synthesis-associated protein ImuA, translated as MLASSISPESLHPSLWRGSQLARGGPRTIDTGFAPLSAELPGGGWPVGGLVELLAAQPGCGEMRLLAPALARTVSARRPLALVAPPQAPHATALASLGVPSDALLWLRAGSRTDALWAAEQALKTGCCGALLLWQDARPDALRRLHLAAARTGDTLFVMLRPLSAARQPSPAVLRVALYPVPGGVSLDIVKRRGPARGEPLVLDLPSPIVESRYARLARHPSAAPAARRVRPAAV; from the coding sequence ATGCTCGCATCCTCCATTTCTCCCGAATCCCTTCATCCGTCGCTGTGGCGCGGTTCCCAGCTCGCGCGCGGCGGCCCGCGCACGATCGATACCGGCTTCGCCCCGCTGTCGGCCGAGCTGCCGGGCGGCGGCTGGCCGGTCGGCGGGCTCGTCGAACTGCTGGCCGCGCAGCCGGGCTGCGGCGAGATGCGGCTGCTCGCGCCCGCGCTCGCACGCACCGTCAGCGCGCGCCGTCCGCTTGCGCTCGTCGCGCCGCCTCAAGCGCCGCATGCAACCGCGCTCGCCAGCCTCGGCGTACCGTCCGACGCGCTGCTGTGGCTGCGCGCCGGCAGCCGCACCGATGCGCTGTGGGCCGCCGAGCAGGCGCTCAAGACGGGGTGCTGCGGCGCGCTGCTGCTCTGGCAGGATGCGCGGCCCGATGCGCTGCGGCGCCTGCATCTCGCGGCCGCGCGCACGGGCGACACGCTGTTCGTGATGCTGCGTCCGCTGTCGGCCGCGCGGCAACCGTCGCCGGCCGTGCTGCGTGTCGCGCTGTATCCGGTGCCGGGCGGCGTGTCGCTCGACATCGTCAAGCGTCGCGGCCCCGCACGCGGCGAGCCGCTCGTGCTCGACCTGCCGTCGCCCATCGTGGAGAGCCGCTATGCGCGTCTTGCTCGGCATCCATCTGCCGCGCCTGCCGCTCGACGTGTGCGCCCCGCCGCCGTCTGA
- a CDS encoding ABC transporter ATP-binding protein, with amino-acid sequence MLSAQDLKLTFNPGTPIETRALRGLSLEIPDGQFVAVIGSNGAGKSTFLNAISGDQAVDAGRISIDGTDVTRKAAWDRAHLVARVFQDPMAGTCEALTIEENMALAMARGARRGFRAALDRPSRELFRDKLRLLNLGLENRLTDRIGLLSGGQRQAVSLLMASLRPSRILLLDEHTAALDPKTAAFVLELTARIVAESKLTTMMVTHSMRQALDYGDRTVMLHQGQVVLDVSGDARKGLDVPDLLQMFEKVRHEQLDDDALLLG; translated from the coding sequence ATGCTGTCCGCACAAGACCTGAAACTGACGTTCAATCCCGGCACGCCGATCGAGACGCGCGCGCTGCGCGGGCTGTCGCTCGAGATTCCCGACGGCCAGTTCGTCGCGGTGATCGGCTCGAACGGTGCCGGCAAATCGACCTTCCTCAATGCGATCAGCGGCGACCAGGCCGTCGATGCGGGACGCATCTCGATCGACGGCACGGACGTCACGCGCAAGGCCGCGTGGGATCGCGCGCACCTCGTCGCGCGCGTGTTCCAGGATCCGATGGCCGGCACCTGCGAGGCGCTGACGATCGAGGAGAACATGGCGCTCGCGATGGCGCGCGGCGCGCGGCGCGGCTTTCGCGCGGCGCTCGACCGGCCGTCGCGCGAGCTGTTCCGCGACAAGCTGCGGCTGCTGAACCTCGGGCTGGAAAATCGGTTGACCGACCGGATCGGGCTGCTGTCGGGCGGCCAGCGGCAGGCGGTGAGCCTGTTGATGGCGTCGCTGCGGCCGTCGCGAATCCTGCTGCTCGACGAGCACACGGCCGCGCTCGACCCGAAGACGGCCGCGTTCGTGCTGGAGCTGACCGCGCGCATCGTCGCCGAGAGCAAGCTGACGACGATGATGGTCACGCACAGCATGCGGCAGGCGCTCGACTACGGCGACCGCACGGTGATGCTGCACCAGGGGCAGGTCGTGCTCGACGTGTCGGGCGACGCGCGCAAGGGGCTCGACGTGCCGGACCTGCTGCAGATGTTCGAGAAGGTGCGTCACGAGCAGCTCGACGACGACGCGCTGCTGCTCGGCTGA
- a CDS encoding ABC transporter permease produces MSLFSFLGALEIGLIFSLVALGVLISFRILNFPDLTVDGSFPLGGAVAATLISAGYDPFSSTCIAIVAGAAAGFITGWLNVRLKIMDLLASILMMIALYSVNLRIMGRPNVPLITEPTVFTVLQPDWMPDYVLRPALLAIVVVVAKLGLDWFFSSQLGLAMRATGANPRMARAQGIATGRATLAGMALSNALVALAGALFAQTQGGADISMGIGTIVIGLAAVIIGETLLPARRLVLTTLAVVLGAIVYRFFIALALNSEFIGLKAQDLNLVTAALVTIALVLPATRKKLFARKNGGA; encoded by the coding sequence ATGTCTCTGTTCTCGTTTCTGGGCGCCCTGGAGATCGGCCTGATCTTCAGCCTCGTCGCCCTCGGGGTGCTGATCTCGTTTCGCATCCTCAACTTCCCCGACCTCACCGTCGACGGCAGCTTTCCGCTCGGCGGCGCCGTCGCCGCGACGCTGATCTCCGCCGGCTACGACCCGTTCAGCTCGACCTGCATCGCGATCGTCGCGGGCGCGGCGGCCGGCTTCATCACCGGCTGGCTCAACGTGCGTCTGAAGATCATGGACCTGCTCGCCAGCATCCTGATGATGATCGCGCTCTATTCGGTGAACCTGCGGATCATGGGCCGGCCGAACGTGCCGCTCATCACCGAGCCGACCGTCTTCACCGTGCTGCAGCCCGACTGGATGCCCGATTACGTGCTGCGCCCCGCGCTGCTCGCGATCGTCGTCGTGGTCGCGAAGCTCGGCCTCGACTGGTTCTTCTCGTCGCAGCTCGGCCTCGCGATGCGCGCGACCGGCGCGAACCCGCGGATGGCGCGCGCGCAGGGCATCGCGACCGGCCGCGCGACGCTCGCCGGGATGGCGCTGTCGAACGCGCTCGTCGCGCTCGCCGGTGCGTTGTTCGCGCAGACGCAGGGCGGCGCGGACATCTCGATGGGGATCGGGACGATCGTGATCGGGCTGGCCGCGGTGATCATCGGCGAAACGCTGCTGCCGGCGCGCCGGCTCGTGCTGACGACGCTCGCCGTCGTGCTCGGCGCGATCGTCTACCGCTTCTTCATCGCGCTTGCGCTGAACAGCGAATTCATCGGGCTGAAGGCGCAGGACCTGAACCTCGTGACGGCCGCGCTCGTCACGATCGCGCTGGTGCTGCCGGCAACGCGCAAGAAGCTGTTCGCGCGCAAGAACGGAGGGGCCTGA
- a CDS encoding ABC transporter substrate-binding protein has product MKRFKTFAIRSITAGVAALALAGAAHAQTVKVLSIVDHPALDAIRDGVRAELKAEGYGDDKLKWEYQSAQGNTGTAAQIARKFVGDQPDVIVAIATPAAQAVVASTKSVPVVYSGVTDPVAAQLVKGWGPSGTNVTGVSDKLPLDRQVALIKRVVPNAKTVGMVYNPGEANSVVVVKELKEILAKQGMTLKEAAAPRTVDIGPAAKSLIGKVDVIYTNTDNNVVSAYEALVKVANEAKIPLVAGDTDSVKRGGIAALGINYGDLGRQTGKVVARILKGEKPGAIASETSSNLELFANTGAAAKQGVTLAPDLLKDAKTVIK; this is encoded by the coding sequence ATGAAGCGTTTCAAGACTTTCGCGATCCGTTCGATCACGGCCGGCGTGGCCGCGCTCGCGCTGGCCGGTGCCGCGCACGCACAGACCGTCAAGGTGCTGTCGATCGTCGACCACCCGGCGCTCGATGCGATCCGCGACGGCGTGCGCGCCGAGCTGAAGGCGGAAGGTTACGGCGACGACAAGCTCAAGTGGGAATACCAGAGCGCGCAGGGCAACACGGGCACGGCCGCGCAGATCGCGCGCAAGTTCGTCGGCGACCAGCCCGACGTGATCGTCGCGATCGCGACGCCGGCCGCGCAGGCGGTGGTCGCGTCGACGAAGAGCGTGCCGGTCGTCTATTCGGGTGTGACCGATCCGGTCGCCGCGCAGCTCGTGAAGGGCTGGGGCCCGTCGGGCACCAACGTGACCGGCGTGTCCGACAAGCTGCCGCTCGATCGCCAGGTCGCGCTGATCAAGCGCGTCGTGCCCAACGCTAAGACGGTCGGCATGGTCTACAACCCGGGCGAGGCGAATTCGGTCGTCGTCGTGAAGGAGCTGAAGGAAATCCTCGCGAAGCAGGGGATGACGCTGAAGGAAGCGGCCGCGCCGCGCACCGTCGACATCGGCCCGGCCGCGAAAAGCCTGATCGGCAAGGTCGACGTGATCTACACGAACACCGACAACAACGTCGTGTCCGCGTACGAAGCGCTCGTGAAGGTCGCGAACGAAGCGAAGATCCCGCTCGTCGCCGGCGACACCGACAGCGTGAAGCGCGGCGGCATCGCGGCGCTCGGCATCAACTACGGCGACCTCGGCCGCCAGACGGGCAAGGTCGTCGCGCGCATCCTGAAGGGCGAGAAGCCGGGCGCGATCGCATCGGAAACGAGCAGCAACCTCGAGCTGTTCGCGAACACGGGTGCGGCCGCGAAGCAGGGCGTGACGCTCGCGCCGGATCTGCTCAAGGACGCGAAGACGGTCATCAAGTAA
- a CDS encoding VF_A0006 family four-cysteine protein, which yields MKRGIRAIAFAAVALALPGAAFALTDGSAQYDDCMLNALRESRNGAAAQLIQRSCDALYRNNAMLLPRERRFHECVVQSLPGVRDNYAIQQIMSICSRRGEM from the coding sequence ATGAAACGGGGGATCCGAGCCATCGCATTCGCGGCTGTCGCGCTGGCGTTGCCGGGGGCGGCGTTCGCGCTGACCGACGGCAGCGCGCAATACGACGACTGCATGCTCAATGCGCTGCGCGAGAGCCGCAACGGTGCGGCGGCCCAGTTGATCCAGCGCTCGTGCGACGCGCTGTACCGCAACAACGCGATGCTGCTGCCGCGCGAGCGGCGCTTTCACGAGTGCGTCGTGCAGTCGCTGCCGGGCGTGCGCGACAACTATGCGATCCAGCAGATCATGTCGATCTGCTCGCGGCGCGGCGAGATGTGA
- a CDS encoding MetQ/NlpA family ABC transporter substrate-binding protein, which translates to MKRRSLLKVFSVLATGAALTLSAGAHAEDKVIKVGTVAGPDAEVWQLVQKVAKEKEGLNVKVIEFNDYVQPNAALDSGDLDANSFQHQPYLDSQVKQRGYKIVSAGLTYISPIGVYSKKFKTLKDLPQGAKLAVPNDPSNENRALLLLQTQGVIKLKAGAGTGGNNATVLDIAENPKKLKISELDAAQLPRVLSDVDAAVINTNYALAANLQPTKDAIALESLTSPYANLIAVRAKDKDQPWVKKLVKAYQSQEVREFIKKQFKGSMVASF; encoded by the coding sequence ATGAAGCGTCGCAGTCTCCTGAAGGTATTTTCCGTGCTGGCCACCGGCGCAGCGCTGACGCTGTCGGCAGGCGCGCATGCCGAAGACAAGGTGATCAAGGTCGGCACGGTGGCCGGCCCGGATGCGGAAGTGTGGCAGCTCGTGCAGAAGGTCGCGAAGGAGAAGGAAGGCCTGAACGTGAAGGTCATCGAGTTCAACGACTACGTGCAGCCGAACGCGGCGCTCGATTCGGGCGACCTCGACGCGAACAGCTTCCAGCACCAGCCCTACCTCGACAGCCAGGTGAAGCAGCGCGGCTACAAGATCGTCAGCGCGGGCCTGACCTACATCTCGCCGATCGGCGTGTACTCGAAGAAGTTCAAGACGCTGAAGGACCTGCCGCAAGGCGCGAAGCTCGCGGTGCCGAACGATCCGTCGAACGAGAACCGCGCGCTGCTGCTGCTGCAGACGCAAGGCGTGATCAAGCTGAAGGCGGGCGCCGGCACGGGCGGCAACAACGCGACGGTGCTCGACATCGCCGAGAACCCGAAGAAGCTGAAGATCTCCGAACTCGACGCCGCGCAACTGCCGCGCGTGCTGTCGGATGTCGACGCGGCCGTGATCAACACGAACTACGCGCTCGCCGCGAACCTGCAGCCGACCAAGGACGCGATCGCGCTCGAATCGCTGACGAGCCCGTACGCGAACCTGATCGCCGTGCGCGCGAAGGACAAGGACCAGCCGTGGGTGAAGAAGCTGGTCAAGGCGTACCAGTCGCAGGAAGTGCGGGAATTCATCAAGAAGCAGTTCAAGGGCTCGATGGTCGCGTCGTTCTGA